In a genomic window of Methylobacter sp. YRD-M1:
- the leuB gene encoding 3-isopropylmalate dehydrogenase: MTKKIAVLPGDGIGPEIVAEAVKVLECLNAEMNLGLVFENGLIGGAAYDVHGTPFPQQTLDLAKEADAVLLGAVGGPKWESLDISVRPEKGLLGIRSELQLFSNLRPAILYPQLADASTLKPEVVAGLDIMIVRELTGGIYFGQPRGIRMLENGERQGFNTLVYSESEIRRIAHSAFRIAQKRNRRLCSVDKANVLECTELWREVVTEVGKDYPDVALSHMYVDNAAMQLVRAPKQFDVLVTTNMFGDILSDAASMLTGSIGMLPSASLDANGKGMYEPIHGSAPDIAGKGIANPLATILSAGMMLRYTFNQAEAADRIEKAVNAALDAKVRTADIYSEGMNKVSTAQMGDAVVSALRAGA; the protein is encoded by the coding sequence ATGACAAAGAAAATTGCAGTGTTGCCTGGTGACGGCATAGGTCCTGAGATTGTTGCGGAAGCGGTTAAGGTGCTGGAATGCCTGAATGCCGAGATGAATCTGGGGCTGGTTTTTGAAAATGGTCTGATCGGCGGCGCAGCCTATGATGTGCACGGCACGCCTTTTCCGCAACAGACGCTCGATTTGGCCAAAGAAGCCGATGCCGTGCTGTTGGGCGCGGTCGGCGGTCCGAAATGGGAGTCGCTGGATATTTCGGTACGTCCTGAGAAAGGCCTGCTCGGAATACGTTCTGAACTGCAGCTGTTCTCAAATCTGCGTCCGGCTATTCTTTATCCGCAACTGGCCGATGCTTCTACCTTGAAGCCGGAAGTCGTGGCCGGCCTCGATATCATGATCGTGCGCGAACTGACCGGCGGTATTTATTTCGGCCAGCCGCGCGGCATCAGAATGCTTGAAAACGGCGAACGCCAGGGCTTCAACACGCTGGTCTACAGCGAATCGGAAATCCGCCGCATTGCCCATTCCGCGTTCCGCATCGCCCAAAAAAGAAACCGCCGCCTGTGTTCGGTCGACAAGGCCAACGTGCTCGAGTGCACCGAGTTGTGGCGCGAAGTCGTGACAGAAGTCGGCAAGGACTATCCGGATGTCGCGCTCAGCCATATGTACGTCGATAACGCGGCCATGCAGCTAGTGCGCGCGCCTAAGCAGTTCGACGTGCTCGTGACCACCAACATGTTCGGCGATATTCTGTCTGATGCGGCATCCATGCTGACCGGTTCGATCGGCATGCTGCCGTCCGCCTCGCTCGATGCAAACGGCAAAGGCATGTACGAGCCGATTCACGGCTCGGCCCCTGATATCGCCGGCAAAGGCATTGCCAATCCGCTGGCGACCATTCTGTCGGCCGGCATGATGCTGCGTTACACCTTTAATCAGGCCGAGGCGGCCGACCGTATCGAAAAAGCGGTCAATGCGGCGCTGGATGCCAAGGTTCGTACCGCCGATATTTATTCCGAGGGCATGAACAAAGTCAGCACGGCACAGATGGGTGATGCCGTGGTTTCAGCTTTAAGAGCGGGAGCATAG
- the leuD gene encoding 3-isopropylmalate dehydratase small subunit, whose translation MRAFTKITALVAPLDRANVDTDAIIPKQFLKSIHRAGFGPYLFDEWRYLDHGEPGMDCTNRPLNKDFILNKSEYQGAEILLTRENFGCGSSREHAPWALEDYGFRAIIAPSFADIFYNNCFKNGLLPIHLPAAVVDSLFKELTEGYQLTIDLHAQKITTPSGREIAFDIDENRKYRLLNGLDDIGLTLQQADEIKAYEAARAKRAPWLFAD comes from the coding sequence ATGAGAGCCTTTACTAAAATCACGGCTTTAGTCGCGCCGCTGGATCGAGCCAATGTCGACACTGATGCGATTATTCCGAAGCAATTCCTGAAATCGATACACCGTGCCGGCTTCGGGCCTTATCTGTTCGATGAATGGCGTTATCTGGATCACGGAGAGCCGGGCATGGATTGTACAAATCGCCCGCTCAACAAGGATTTTATTCTGAACAAGTCCGAATACCAAGGCGCCGAGATTTTGCTGACGCGCGAGAATTTCGGCTGCGGCTCCTCTCGCGAGCATGCGCCTTGGGCGCTGGAAGATTACGGCTTCAGAGCCATTATCGCGCCCAGTTTCGCTGATATTTTTTATAACAACTGCTTCAAGAACGGTTTGCTGCCGATTCACCTGCCGGCCGCCGTGGTCGACAGTCTGTTCAAGGAATTGACGGAAGGCTACCAATTGACCATTGATCTGCACGCGCAAAAGATCACGACCCCATCCGGTCGGGAAATCGCTTTTGACATCGACGAAAACCGCAAATATCGCTTGCTGAACGGTCTCGATGATATCGGATTGACTTTGCAGCAAGCCGATGAGATTAAAGCCTACGAAGCGGCGCGTGCGAAAAGAGCGCCCTGGCTGTTTGCCGATTGA
- a CDS encoding aspartate-semialdehyde dehydrogenase — translation MSKLYNVAVVGATGAVGEAMLSILEERNFPVGEVYALASSNSVGKRIPFKGGNLVVQDLAEFDFSKAQIGLFSPGASVSAIYAPKAAAAGCIVIDNTSQFRYDDDIPLVVPEVNPEKIAEYKNRGIIANPNCSTIQMLVALKPIYDAVGIDRINVCTYQAVSGTGKDAIEELAKQTAQLLNGKPVESNVYPKQIAFNVLPQIDVFHDNGYTKEEMKMVWETRKILGDDSVRVNATAVRVPVFYGHSEAVHIETHKKIDVATVRALLAKAPGVKVIDERKDGSYPTAVTDSSGHDDVFVGRIREDISHPQGIDLWVVGDNVRKGAALNSVQIAEVLVKNYI, via the coding sequence ATGAGCAAGCTTTATAACGTTGCAGTCGTGGGCGCGACCGGTGCGGTCGGCGAAGCGATGCTGTCCATCCTGGAAGAGCGCAATTTTCCGGTCGGCGAGGTGTATGCTTTGGCGAGCAGCAATTCGGTCGGCAAGCGCATTCCGTTCAAGGGCGGCAATTTAGTGGTGCAGGATCTGGCCGAATTTGATTTCTCCAAGGCGCAGATCGGCCTGTTTTCACCCGGCGCTTCGGTTTCGGCCATCTATGCGCCGAAAGCGGCCGCTGCGGGCTGTATCGTGATCGATAACACCTCGCAGTTCCGTTACGACGACGACATTCCGTTGGTCGTGCCCGAAGTGAATCCTGAAAAAATCGCCGAGTACAAGAACCGCGGCATTATTGCCAACCCAAACTGCTCGACGATTCAAATGCTGGTGGCGCTGAAGCCGATTTACGATGCGGTCGGCATCGACAGGATCAACGTCTGCACGTATCAGGCCGTTTCCGGTACCGGCAAGGACGCTATCGAGGAGCTGGCCAAGCAAACGGCGCAATTGCTGAACGGCAAACCTGTTGAGTCCAATGTTTATCCGAAACAGATCGCCTTCAATGTATTGCCGCAAATCGATGTCTTCCATGACAACGGCTATACCAAGGAAGAGATGAAGATGGTGTGGGAAACGCGCAAGATCCTCGGCGATGACAGCGTCAGGGTCAATGCCACAGCGGTGCGGGTGCCGGTTTTTTACGGCCATTCCGAAGCCGTGCATATTGAGACGCATAAGAAAATCGATGTCGCCACAGTCAGGGCACTGCTTGCAAAGGCACCCGGCGTCAAAGTGATCGACGAGCGCAAGGACGGCAGCTATCCGACGGCCGTGACCGACTCGTCAGGTCACGATGATGTCTTCGTCGGACGCATCAGAGAAGACATCTCACATCCTCAGGGAATCGATTTATGGGTCGTTGGCGACAATGTCCGCAAAGGAGCTGCATTAAATAGCGTGCAAATTGCAGAAGTGCTGGTAAAAAATTACATCTAG
- a CDS encoding FimV/HubP family polar landmark protein: protein MRNLTKTLAVVSLLAPAGAHPLGIGDIKLHSALNQNLNAEIPLVVSAGENAADIKVNLAPPDKFDEAGVPWSYFLSKIKFEPVVGPNGSVVIKLSSREALKEPVLDLLLEVSWPKGNLYREFTVLVDPPAAYSQATIPVSTRVESYESYEPEQDVIPQRQQAPRPQARPQRTAGIDKGYVVVNRNDSLWNIAKRVNNHRDVSMEQMMLAIYQQNPAAFYKQNVNALIAGKKLKIPEKEAILKLSRKDASAEFNRQKEAWKNRADVPANVEKAVPAEKPAPVEKAAAVEKPTSVSAETAKETTGDNHLKLIAPTESTVTENVAIAAKSDQPTADKPTADAQQTKVDTAAAPATGTNGAGVADAAGQQKLTELENQLAETQRLLALKDEQLSSLQNQPANPVAQQQPAQPPAAVEPAEPAAQLSPEPKPVVHPEPESDNYYLTVGGVGAGVLSLLGWLWWRKRKIDEEMNAESMFASSSWNRTETSENLSVPIVDDSMSYNVGTVGESSFLSEFTPSDFGAFDTDQNEIDPISEADVYLAYGRYQQAEELMRHAIKEQPDRDECKLKLLEIFYSNENKQAFEAYAGELATAGKKDEPDFWAKVVEMGSEICPDSELFSSGPVSNESAIVEEIRHADVTEAHKDDAVESADVGEMDFEMFEFETSPAQDTTEPEGKASNSDMMAFDVSSDQEAAEYKDAVLDFDMTAFEVEDDHGNNGSLDFDLNLLAQDSIDAESVVESTEDAREQEIESFDFDFKSNETEAKEDGEFELITLDDNDATLDFQDFDFTADNSADADKDAHDDFEFNFDLDMPVSEGKGGESYVSGLTDMDEWETKLDLAKAYIDMGDAEAARDIADEVYEKGSSEQRKVALELLDELK, encoded by the coding sequence GTGCGCAATTTAACTAAAACTTTAGCGGTTGTTTCATTACTGGCACCAGCTGGTGCTCATCCGTTAGGGATTGGCGATATTAAATTGCACTCAGCCCTTAATCAGAATCTGAATGCTGAGATCCCCTTGGTTGTGTCGGCGGGTGAGAACGCTGCTGATATCAAAGTAAATTTGGCCCCGCCTGATAAATTTGATGAGGCGGGAGTGCCGTGGTCGTATTTCCTGTCAAAAATCAAATTTGAACCGGTTGTAGGCCCTAATGGTTCGGTTGTTATCAAGCTCAGTTCAAGAGAAGCATTAAAAGAGCCCGTTCTGGATCTGCTGCTCGAAGTAAGCTGGCCTAAAGGCAATCTATATCGGGAGTTTACCGTACTGGTGGATCCGCCTGCCGCTTATAGCCAAGCCACGATCCCTGTCTCGACGCGCGTTGAAAGCTACGAGTCTTACGAGCCGGAGCAGGACGTCATCCCTCAGCGCCAACAGGCTCCGAGACCGCAGGCAAGACCGCAACGTACTGCAGGCATTGATAAAGGGTATGTCGTCGTCAATAGGAATGATTCGCTTTGGAATATTGCCAAACGCGTGAACAATCACCGTGATGTGTCCATGGAACAGATGATGCTGGCAATCTATCAGCAGAATCCTGCTGCATTCTATAAACAGAATGTAAACGCCTTGATCGCCGGGAAAAAGCTGAAAATTCCGGAAAAAGAGGCCATTCTGAAGTTGTCCAGGAAGGATGCCTCGGCCGAATTCAACCGGCAAAAAGAGGCCTGGAAAAATCGCGCCGATGTGCCTGCCAATGTCGAGAAGGCTGTTCCTGCGGAAAAACCGGCGCCTGTGGAGAAGGCTGCTGCTGTTGAGAAGCCAACTTCTGTTTCAGCAGAGACGGCTAAGGAAACAACCGGCGATAATCATTTAAAACTGATTGCGCCGACCGAGTCAACAGTGACAGAAAATGTGGCAATAGCTGCAAAAAGTGATCAGCCTACAGCCGATAAGCCAACAGCTGACGCACAACAGACGAAGGTTGATACAGCGGCTGCTCCTGCTACAGGCACGAACGGGGCAGGGGTAGCCGATGCGGCGGGCCAACAAAAATTGACCGAGCTTGAAAATCAGCTGGCTGAGACGCAAAGACTGCTGGCTTTAAAAGATGAACAGCTTTCCTCATTGCAGAATCAACCAGCAAACCCGGTTGCACAGCAACAGCCTGCACAGCCGCCGGCCGCTGTTGAGCCAGCCGAGCCGGCGGCTCAATTATCACCTGAGCCTAAGCCGGTTGTTCATCCGGAGCCTGAGTCCGATAATTATTATCTGACCGTCGGTGGTGTAGGTGCTGGCGTTTTATCCTTGCTGGGTTGGCTATGGTGGCGTAAACGCAAGATTGATGAGGAAATGAATGCGGAGAGCATGTTTGCATCGTCCAGCTGGAACAGAACGGAGACTTCTGAAAATCTCTCTGTGCCGATTGTTGATGACAGCATGTCCTATAATGTCGGCACAGTTGGCGAAAGTTCTTTCTTAAGTGAGTTCACGCCTAGTGATTTTGGCGCATTCGACACAGATCAGAATGAAATTGACCCGATTTCCGAAGCCGATGTTTATCTGGCCTATGGCAGGTATCAACAAGCGGAAGAACTCATGCGGCACGCTATTAAAGAACAGCCGGATCGTGATGAATGCAAGTTGAAGTTGCTGGAAATTTTCTATTCTAACGAAAATAAGCAAGCTTTTGAGGCTTATGCCGGCGAATTGGCCACGGCAGGTAAAAAAGATGAGCCTGATTTCTGGGCAAAAGTCGTTGAGATGGGCAGTGAAATCTGCCCTGATTCCGAGCTGTTTTCTTCCGGGCCTGTTTCGAATGAAAGTGCAATCGTTGAAGAAATCAGACATGCCGATGTAACAGAGGCGCATAAGGATGATGCCGTGGAATCGGCTGATGTCGGTGAGATGGATTTTGAGATGTTTGAATTTGAAACATCGCCAGCTCAGGACACAACTGAGCCAGAGGGTAAAGCATCAAATTCCGATATGATGGCTTTTGACGTTTCTTCTGATCAGGAAGCCGCCGAATACAAGGACGCTGTACTGGATTTTGACATGACCGCTTTTGAAGTTGAAGACGATCATGGGAATAATGGCAGTCTTGATTTTGATTTAAATCTATTAGCACAAGATTCGATTGATGCAGAATCAGTTGTTGAAAGCACAGAAGACGCGCGTGAGCAGGAAATTGAATCGTTTGATTTTGATTTTAAGTCAAATGAAACTGAAGCAAAAGAGGACGGTGAATTTGAGTTAATCACTCTGGACGATAATGATGCAACTTTAGATTTTCAGGATTTCGACTTTACTGCCGATAATTCAGCAGATGCCGATAAGGATGCCCACGATGATTTTGAGTTCAATTTTGATCTAGACATGCCCGTTTCAGAAGGGAAAGGCGGCGAGTCTTATGTCTCTGGGCTGACCGATATGGACGAATGGGAGACCAAGCTGGATCTGGCAAAAGCTTATATCGACATGGGCGATGCCGAGGCAGCCAGGGATATTGCTGATGAGGTATATGAAAAAGGCTCGTCGGAGCAGAGAAAGGTGGCGCTGGAATTACTTGACGAGTTGAAATAA
- a CDS encoding Hpt domain-containing protein: MTLSTKHAASYIRILLDKTRDNHSLALTIFKKLFEELPEQIDAIKNALDSQQYSVAQQITHKLHGSASFCGLNDIQEPASALESNLLNHDYESANRHFQVLRRCVLNFTSHRTTIIAELVDNSGQ, from the coding sequence AAAGCATGCCGCCAGTTATATCAGGATCCTGCTGGACAAGACACGCGACAATCATTCTCTTGCCTTAACCATTTTTAAGAAGCTATTTGAAGAACTTCCCGAGCAAATCGATGCCATTAAGAATGCACTGGATAGCCAACAGTACTCAGTTGCCCAGCAAATCACCCATAAATTGCATGGCTCGGCAAGTTTTTGCGGCTTAAACGACATACAAGAACCGGCATCCGCCCTGGAAAGCAACTTATTGAATCATGACTACGAATCAGCTAATCGGCATTTCCAAGTATTGCGGCGATGCGTCCTGAATTTTACCAGTCATCGAACTACCATAATTGCCGAACTTGTCGATAATTCAGGACAATAA